One genomic region from Phragmites australis chromosome 1, lpPhrAust1.1, whole genome shotgun sequence encodes:
- the LOC133928835 gene encoding uncharacterized protein LOC133928835 isoform X1 gives MRPMSPTASASVFSHLPRPLPPPMLSALLLRHRLVTAASSSPPTRRPLRALAAAMSSSASSSSAPGGRKPNRLAAEHSPYLLQHAHNPVDWYPWGDEAFEKARAKDLPIFLSIGYSTCHWCHVMEVESFENEEVAKLLNDWFVSIKVDREERPDVDKVYMTYVSALHGGGGWPLSVFLSSNLKPLMGGTYFPPDDKYGRPGFKTVLRKVKEAWETKRAALERSGNLVIEQLRDALSAKASSQDVPNDLAVVSVDECVEKLVSSYDPKFGGFGSAPKFPRPVEDYIMLYKFRKHLEAGKDSEAQNLMKMITHTLDCMARGGVHDHIGGGFHRYSVDECWHVPHFEKMLYDQGQIVNVYLDTFLITGDEYYSTIARDILDYLRRDMIGEEGEIFSAEDADSAEYEGAPRKKEGAFYVWTSKEIEDALGENAELFKNHYYVKSSGNCDLSRMSDPHNEFSCQNVLIERKPASLMASKCGKSLDEYYQILGDCRQILFDVRSKRPRPHLDDKVIVSWNGLAISAFARASQILKSGPTGTRFNFPITGCNPVEYLEVAEKAANFIKEKLYDASSKRLHHSYRNGPSKAPGFLDDYAFLINGLLDLYEFGGKIEWLLWAIQLQVTQDELFLDKQGGGYFNTPGEDPSVLLRVKEDYDGAEPSGNSVAAINLIRLSSIFDAAKSNGYKRNVEHLLVVFETRLRQLSIALPLMCCAADMLSVPSRKQVVLVGHKGSAEFQDMVAATFSSYDPNRTVIQIDPRNTEEMDFWESNNANIAQMARSSPPEKAAVAHVCQDFKCSPPVSSPGALCELLNKTMAAASSSA, from the exons ATGCGCCCAATGTCCCCCACCGCTTCCGCCTCCGTTTTCTCCCACCTTCCccgccccctccctcctccgatGCTCTCCGCTCTTCTCCTTCGCCACCGCCTCGTCACCGCCgcgtcctcctcgccgccgacccgccggcccctgcgcgccctcgccgccgccatgtCGTCATCGGCGTCCTCGTCCTCGGCACCCGGCGGGCGGAAGCCGAACCGCCTCGCCGCCGAGCACAGCCCCTACCTGCTGCAGCACGCGCACAACCCG GTTGATTGGTATCCTTGGGGGGACGAGGCTTTCGAGAAGGCTCGCGCGAAGGACTTGCCCATCTTCCTCTCAA TTGGCTATAGCACATGCCATTG GTGCCATGTAATGGAGGTGGAGTCTTTTGAGAATGAGGAAGTTGCAAAGTTGCTAAATGATTGGTTTGTTAGCATCAAG GTTGACCGTGAAGAGCGGCCAGATGTTGATAAG GTGTATATGACATATGTATCGGCACtgcatggtggtggtggttggcctTTGAGCGTCTTTTTGTCATCCAACTTGAAACCGTTGATGGGTGGTACATACTTCCCACCGGATGATAAGTATGGAAGACCAGGATTCAAGACTGTGTTGAG GAAGGTCAAGGAAGCCTGGGAAACTAAACGTGCTGCACTTGAGCGGTCAGGAAATCTGGTTATCGAACAACTCAGGGATGCATTATCTGCTAAGGCTAGCTCTCAAGATGTGCCAAATGATTTGGCTGTCGTTTCTGTAGATGAGTGCGTTGAAAAG TTAGTGAGCAGTTATGATCCAAAATTTGGTGGATTCGGTTCTGCTCCCAAGTTTCCAAGACCAGTTGAAGATTATATAATGCTCTATAAATTTCGTAAACATTTGGAAGCTGGGAAGGATAGTGAAGCCCAGAACTTAATGAAGATGATAACTCACACATTGGACTGTATGGCAAGAGGTGGAGTTCATGACCACATTGGAGGTGGCTTTCATAGATATAGTGTGGATGAGTGTTGGCATG TTCCTCATTTTGAGAAGATGCTGTACGACCAGGGACAGATAGTAAACGTATACTTGGATACATTTCTGATCACGGGAGATGAGTATTATTCTACAATTGCACGTGACATACTTGATTACTTGAGGAGAGACATGATAGGAGAAGAAGGTGAAATTTTCTCAGCAGAAGATGCTGACAGTGCAGAATATGAAGGTGCTCCAAGGAAAAAAGAGGGAGCTTTTTATGTGTGGACCAGTAAAGAG ATCGAGGACGCGCTTGGGGAGAACGCAGAGCTATTCAAGAACCATTACTATGTTAAATCATCTGGCAATTGTGACCTTTCACGGATGAGTGATCCTCACAATGAATTCAGTTGTCAAAACGTGCTAATAGAAAGAAAACCAGCTTCTTTGATGGCATCGAAGTGTGGGAAGTCTCTTGATGAATATTATCAAATCTTGGGGGATTGTCGACAGATATTGTTTGATGTCCGGTCGAAGAGGCCAAGACCTCATTTGGATGACAAG GTCATTGTTTCATGGAATGGACTAGCAATATCTGCTTTTGCAAGAGCTTCACAAATTCTGAAGTCAGGACCAACTGGAACCAGATTCAATTTCCCAATAACTGGATGCAAT CCAGTTGAATATCTTGAAGTTGCAGAAAAGGCAGCAAACTTTATAaaggaaaaactctatgacGCAAGCTCAAAAAGGTTGCATCATAGTTATCGCAATGGGCCATCAAAAGCACCAGGGTTTTTGGATGATTATGCCTTCCTTATCAATGGGTTGCTGGATCTCTATGAGTTTGGTGGAAAGATAGAGTGGCTTCTGTGGGCTATCCAACTGCAAGTCACTCAG GATGAATTATTTTTGGACAAACAAGGAGGTGGCTATTTTAATACACCTGGAGAAGACCCTTCTGTTCTTTTGCGTGTAAAAGAGGATTATGATGGTGCAGAGCCTTCTGGTAACTCAGTTGCAGCGATCAACTTGATCAGATTGTCCAGTATATTTGATGCAGCCAAATCTAATGGTTACAAGCGCAATGTTGAACATCTCTTG GTAGTCTTCGAGACCAGACTACGACAACTTAGTATAGCGTTGCCTTTGATGTGTTGTGCAGCAGACATGCTCTCTGTTCCATCGAGGAAGCAGGTAGTGCTGGTGGGGCATAAAGGGTCTGCAGAATTTCAGGACATGGTTGCAGCTACATTTTCATCATATGACCCGAATAGAACT GTGATCCAAATCGACCCCAGGAACACAGAAGAAATGGACTTCTGGGAGAGCAACAACGCAAACATCGCGCAAATGGCACGGAGCAGTCCACCGGAGAAGGCAGCGGTGGCGCATGTGTGCCAGGACTTCAAGTGCAGCCCGCCCGTAAGCTCTCCTGGGGCGCTCTGCGAGCTGCTCAACAAGACAATGGCTGCTGCAAGTTCATCTGCCTGA
- the LOC133928835 gene encoding uncharacterized protein LOC133928835 isoform X2 has translation MTYVSALHGGGGWPLSVFLSSNLKPLMGGTYFPPDDKYGRPGFKTVLRKVKEAWETKRAALERSGNLVIEQLRDALSAKASSQDVPNDLAVVSVDECVEKLVSSYDPKFGGFGSAPKFPRPVEDYIMLYKFRKHLEAGKDSEAQNLMKMITHTLDCMARGGVHDHIGGGFHRYSVDECWHVPHFEKMLYDQGQIVNVYLDTFLITGDEYYSTIARDILDYLRRDMIGEEGEIFSAEDADSAEYEGAPRKKEGAFYVWTSKEIEDALGENAELFKNHYYVKSSGNCDLSRMSDPHNEFSCQNVLIERKPASLMASKCGKSLDEYYQILGDCRQILFDVRSKRPRPHLDDKVIVSWNGLAISAFARASQILKSGPTGTRFNFPITGCNPVEYLEVAEKAANFIKEKLYDASSKRLHHSYRNGPSKAPGFLDDYAFLINGLLDLYEFGGKIEWLLWAIQLQVTQDELFLDKQGGGYFNTPGEDPSVLLRVKEDYDGAEPSGNSVAAINLIRLSSIFDAAKSNGYKRNVEHLLVVFETRLRQLSIALPLMCCAADMLSVPSRKQVVLVGHKGSAEFQDMVAATFSSYDPNRTVIQIDPRNTEEMDFWESNNANIAQMARSSPPEKAAVAHVCQDFKCSPPVSSPGALCELLNKTMAAASSSA, from the exons ATGACATATGTATCGGCACtgcatggtggtggtggttggcctTTGAGCGTCTTTTTGTCATCCAACTTGAAACCGTTGATGGGTGGTACATACTTCCCACCGGATGATAAGTATGGAAGACCAGGATTCAAGACTGTGTTGAG GAAGGTCAAGGAAGCCTGGGAAACTAAACGTGCTGCACTTGAGCGGTCAGGAAATCTGGTTATCGAACAACTCAGGGATGCATTATCTGCTAAGGCTAGCTCTCAAGATGTGCCAAATGATTTGGCTGTCGTTTCTGTAGATGAGTGCGTTGAAAAG TTAGTGAGCAGTTATGATCCAAAATTTGGTGGATTCGGTTCTGCTCCCAAGTTTCCAAGACCAGTTGAAGATTATATAATGCTCTATAAATTTCGTAAACATTTGGAAGCTGGGAAGGATAGTGAAGCCCAGAACTTAATGAAGATGATAACTCACACATTGGACTGTATGGCAAGAGGTGGAGTTCATGACCACATTGGAGGTGGCTTTCATAGATATAGTGTGGATGAGTGTTGGCATG TTCCTCATTTTGAGAAGATGCTGTACGACCAGGGACAGATAGTAAACGTATACTTGGATACATTTCTGATCACGGGAGATGAGTATTATTCTACAATTGCACGTGACATACTTGATTACTTGAGGAGAGACATGATAGGAGAAGAAGGTGAAATTTTCTCAGCAGAAGATGCTGACAGTGCAGAATATGAAGGTGCTCCAAGGAAAAAAGAGGGAGCTTTTTATGTGTGGACCAGTAAAGAG ATCGAGGACGCGCTTGGGGAGAACGCAGAGCTATTCAAGAACCATTACTATGTTAAATCATCTGGCAATTGTGACCTTTCACGGATGAGTGATCCTCACAATGAATTCAGTTGTCAAAACGTGCTAATAGAAAGAAAACCAGCTTCTTTGATGGCATCGAAGTGTGGGAAGTCTCTTGATGAATATTATCAAATCTTGGGGGATTGTCGACAGATATTGTTTGATGTCCGGTCGAAGAGGCCAAGACCTCATTTGGATGACAAG GTCATTGTTTCATGGAATGGACTAGCAATATCTGCTTTTGCAAGAGCTTCACAAATTCTGAAGTCAGGACCAACTGGAACCAGATTCAATTTCCCAATAACTGGATGCAAT CCAGTTGAATATCTTGAAGTTGCAGAAAAGGCAGCAAACTTTATAaaggaaaaactctatgacGCAAGCTCAAAAAGGTTGCATCATAGTTATCGCAATGGGCCATCAAAAGCACCAGGGTTTTTGGATGATTATGCCTTCCTTATCAATGGGTTGCTGGATCTCTATGAGTTTGGTGGAAAGATAGAGTGGCTTCTGTGGGCTATCCAACTGCAAGTCACTCAG GATGAATTATTTTTGGACAAACAAGGAGGTGGCTATTTTAATACACCTGGAGAAGACCCTTCTGTTCTTTTGCGTGTAAAAGAGGATTATGATGGTGCAGAGCCTTCTGGTAACTCAGTTGCAGCGATCAACTTGATCAGATTGTCCAGTATATTTGATGCAGCCAAATCTAATGGTTACAAGCGCAATGTTGAACATCTCTTG GTAGTCTTCGAGACCAGACTACGACAACTTAGTATAGCGTTGCCTTTGATGTGTTGTGCAGCAGACATGCTCTCTGTTCCATCGAGGAAGCAGGTAGTGCTGGTGGGGCATAAAGGGTCTGCAGAATTTCAGGACATGGTTGCAGCTACATTTTCATCATATGACCCGAATAGAACT GTGATCCAAATCGACCCCAGGAACACAGAAGAAATGGACTTCTGGGAGAGCAACAACGCAAACATCGCGCAAATGGCACGGAGCAGTCCACCGGAGAAGGCAGCGGTGGCGCATGTGTGCCAGGACTTCAAGTGCAGCCCGCCCGTAAGCTCTCCTGGGGCGCTCTGCGAGCTGCTCAACAAGACAATGGCTGCTGCAAGTTCATCTGCCTGA
- the LOC133928815 gene encoding cytochrome c1-2, heme protein, mitochondrial codes for MTAGRGISKLLKKAFRQQPSVSSLPSSPRINHEESTGFIGLRALAILGVGTSGLLSFATVASADEAEHGLEAPSYPWPHAGILSSYDHASIRRGHQVYQQVCASCHSMSLISYRDLVGVAYTEEETKAMAAEIEVVDGPNDEGEMFTRPGKLSDRFPQPYANEQAARFSNGGAYPPDLSLITKARHNGQNYVFSLLTGYRDPPAGISIREGLHYNPYFPGGAIAMPKMLMDEAVEYEDGTPATEAQMGKDVVSFLSWAAEPEMEERKLMGVKWIFLLSLALLQAAYYRRMKWSIFKSRKLVLDVVN; via the exons ATGACTGCTGGGAGGGGCATCagcaagcttttgaagaaagcATTTCGTCAGCAACCATCT GTTTCATCTCTGCCTTCTTCGCCTCGGATAAATCATGAAGAGTCCACTGGTTTCATTGGATTGAGAGCATTGGCTATTCTTGGAGTTGGTACTTCTGGTCTTTTAAGCTTTGCTACAGTAGCATCTGCAGATGAAGCGGAGCATGGGTTGGAAGCCCCGAGTTATCCCTGGCCACATGCTGGCATTCTTAGCTCTTATGATCATGCTTC AATAAGGCGTGGACATCAAGTTTATCAACAAGTGTGTGCCTCTTGTCACTCAATGTCCTTGATTTCCTACCGAGATCTGGTTGGGGTTGCCTATAcagaagaggaaacaaaagcaATGGCTGCGGAGATTGAGGTGGTCGATGGTCCTAATGATGAAGGTGAAATGTTCACACGCCCCGGTAAGCTGAGTGACCGTTTCCCACAACCATATGCAAATGAGCAAGCAGCTCGATTTTCAAATGGTGGGGCATACCCCCCAGACCTCAGTTTAATTACAAAG GCCAGACACAATGGCCAGAACTACGTTTTTTCTCTTCTTACTGGTTATCGGGATCCACCTGCTGGCATTTCG ATTCGTGAAGGCTTACATTACAATCCCTACTTCCCTGGTGGCGCCATAGCCATGCCCAAGATGCTTATGGATGAAGCTGTTGAGTATGAAGATGGTACTCCTGCCACAGAAGCCCAG ATGGGTAAAGATGTTGTCTCGTTCTTATCATGGGCGGCTGAGCCTGAGATGGAAGAGAGAAAGCTG ATGGGAGTCAAATGGATTTTCCTACTCTCGCTCGCACTTCTGCAAGCTGCATATTACCGGCGCATGAAATGGTCCATCTTCAAGTCTCGCAAGCTGGTCCTTGATGTGGTTAACTAA